One Phaseolus vulgaris cultivar G19833 chromosome 4, P. vulgaris v2.0, whole genome shotgun sequence DNA window includes the following coding sequences:
- the LOC137838550 gene encoding uncharacterized protein, with translation MPFSYEIMSTVVPPSLVGEKASFTGVEDPETHLTAFHTQMMLSGGSDAVYCKLFMSTLSGIALEWFVSLPDGHITSFQQFSKLFMEQYIMNRAPPVVSYDLFDVRQNQGESLRDYLSRFGAQVVRLPSKDEDMLVHAFKKGVLSGSFSESLIRNHPSTFAEIRHRAVAHIVAETKVSEKRGSAAPTKSRGGPSRSQQPMRVHEAKEGKKAQGKPRPYELRKDQGRGRARESNVPPRFDFVVELAELIAVLAIAARLRAPEKTDKVLGRKKNVWCEFHQAYGHSLHFCLALGHQLAELVKCGFLSDYLREAQGDRASGPPAEDPQHEVPVHGEVHTIAGGFSGGGVQPLRGRGTLVW, from the coding sequence ATGCCTTTCTCATATGAGATTATGAGCACGGTGGTGCCACCAAGCTTGGTGGGGGAGAAAGCCTCGTTTACCGGagtggaggacccagagacgcatcTGACAGCgtttcacacccagatgatgctctctGGGGGCTCGGATGCGGTGTAttgcaagctgttcatgagcaccctgagcgGAATCGctttggagtggttcgtgagcctaccaGATGGCCACATCACTTCGTTTCAACAGTTCTCTAAGTTGTTCATGGAGCAGTATATCATGAACAGGGCACCCCCAGTGGTGTCGTATGACTTGTTCGACGTGCGACAAAACCAAGgtgagtccctcagggactaccttaGTCGTTTTGGAGCTCAGGTGGTGAggctgcccagcaaagatgaagatatgctggtgcatgcgTTCAAGAAAGGGGTTCTGTCGGGCTCTTTCAGTGAATCTTTGATCAGAAATCACCCCAGCACCTTTGCGGAGATTAGGCACCGTGCTGTGGCGCACATCGTAGCAGAGACGAAGGTTTCTGAAAAGAGGGGAAGCGCGGCCCCGACCAAGTCGCGCGGAGGACCGAGCAGGTCTCAGCAGCcgatgagggtgcatgaggccaaggaagGAAAGAAGGCTCAGGGGAAGCCTCGCCCTTACGAGCTTAGGAAGGACCAGGGCAGGGGGCGCGCGAGGGAGAGTAACGTGCCCCCCAGGTTTgactttgtggtggaattgGCGGAGCTGATCGCCGTTCTAGCCATAGCGGCACGGTTGCGAGCACCAgagaagactgacaaggtgctCGGAAGGAAAAAGAAtgtgtggtgtgagtttcaccaggcgtATGGCCACTCACTCCACTTttgtttggcgttgggacaccaactcgCGGAGTTGGTAAAATGTGGCTTTCTTAGCGATTACTTGCGGGAGGCGCAAGGTGATCGGGCGTCGGGGCCACCAGCAGAAGATCCGCAACACGAGGTACCTGTGCACGGGGAGGTGCACACGATCGCGGGGGGCTTCTCTGGAGGGGGTGTACAGCCTctcagaggaagaggtacgctcGTTTGGTGA